Proteins encoded in a region of the Streptococcus sanguinis genome:
- a CDS encoding DUF2130 domain-containing protein — protein MNEIKCPNCGEVFIVNESQYSELLSQVRTAEFDKEIHARIEQELALAEQKSQNAQQALLSQKDQEISNLQSQIAQFETQQELAKKEAEQAASLQLQEKAKEVQQLENQLTTLRLEHENQLQKTLSVLEKERDEVRNQLVLQEKEAALAQTSLKERYEVELRQKDETIEFYKDFKAKQSTKMIGESLEQHCEYEFNKNRMAMFPRAEFGKDNDARTGSKGDYIYREVDENGVEILSIMFEMKNEGDETATKKKNEHFFKELDKDRREKGCEYAILVTLLEADSELYNSGIVDVSYAYEKMYVIRPQFFLPMITLLRNAALNSLQYKQELALVREQNIDITHFEEDLDAFKVAFAKNYQSASTNFGKAIEEIDKAIRRMEEIKKFLTTSENQLRLANNKLDDVSVKKLTRKNPTMKAKFEALKE, from the coding sequence ATGAATGAAATCAAATGCCCCAACTGCGGGGAGGTTTTTATTGTCAATGAGAGCCAGTACAGTGAGCTTTTGTCGCAGGTTCGGACAGCAGAGTTTGACAAGGAGATTCATGCTCGGATTGAGCAGGAACTGGCTTTAGCAGAGCAAAAATCCCAGAATGCCCAACAAGCTCTGCTATCGCAGAAAGATCAGGAAATTAGCAATCTTCAAAGTCAAATTGCTCAGTTTGAGACCCAGCAGGAATTGGCAAAGAAAGAGGCGGAGCAGGCAGCTAGTCTTCAATTGCAGGAAAAGGCTAAGGAAGTCCAGCAGCTAGAAAATCAACTGACAACTCTGCGCTTGGAGCATGAAAATCAACTACAAAAGACCTTGTCTGTGCTGGAAAAAGAGCGAGACGAGGTTAGGAATCAGCTAGTTTTGCAAGAAAAGGAAGCAGCGCTGGCTCAGACCTCACTCAAAGAGCGCTATGAGGTAGAGCTGCGGCAGAAAGATGAGACCATAGAGTTCTACAAGGATTTCAAGGCCAAGCAGTCTACTAAGATGATTGGCGAGAGTTTGGAACAGCACTGTGAGTACGAGTTTAACAAGAACCGTATGGCCATGTTTCCGCGAGCGGAGTTTGGCAAGGACAATGATGCCAGAACCGGCAGCAAGGGCGACTACATTTATCGAGAGGTGGATGAAAATGGTGTAGAAATCCTCTCCATCATGTTTGAGATGAAAAATGAAGGTGATGAGACAGCGACCAAGAAGAAAAACGAGCATTTCTTCAAAGAGTTGGATAAGGATCGGCGGGAGAAAGGCTGTGAGTATGCCATTCTGGTGACACTTCTTGAGGCTGACAGCGAGCTCTACAATTCGGGTATTGTCGATGTGTCCTATGCCTATGAGAAGATGTATGTTATCCGGCCTCAGTTCTTCTTGCCAATGATTACCCTCCTGCGTAATGCTGCGCTCAACTCGCTCCAGTACAAGCAGGAACTGGCCTTGGTGAGGGAGCAGAATATTGATATTACGCATTTTGAGGAAGATTTGGATGCCTTTAAAGTAGCTTTCGCCAAGAACTATCAGTCTGCTTCGACCAACTTTGGCAAGGCTATCGAGGAGATTGACAAGGCCATCCGCCGTATGGAAGAAATCAAGAAATTCCTGACAACCTCTGAAAACCAGCTGCGCTTGGCTAATAACAAACTGGACGATGTGTCTGTCAAAAAACTGACGCGCAAAAACCCTACCATGAAAGCTAAGTTTGAAGCTTTGAAGGAGTGA
- a CDS encoding ABC transporter ATP-binding protein codes for MLNILKKFFDFCTAEDRRKFYQSIYLGIIKSFIIALRIPVIGLVVMGLIEKNLSMQTFWLALGIMLVSTVLNVWITLKITMLQTEAGYHTCAQKRIEIAEHMRYLPMGYFNQNSLGKITSVTTNTLEGLSDVATRVVMMTVQGFLTTGLITVLVFLYDWRVGLVLLVGLVLFLLPNTLMRWQVGKVSDDKYQADMDLVAVVLEYSQGIAEVKNYNLVNRSAKKLSKAIEGKSQLDTKMTLVTSPYIALQGMVTKLTGLFMGLFSIYFYLNGIMELLVTIMMIVSGFMIYENLDGVGSFSSLLRIVDLSVDMVNQVLAIQPMDISGQDIEPKSSRIDLRDVSFSYGNKKIIDRVSLTIPEKTTTALVGPSGSGKTTLCNLIARFWDVDQGSISLDGHDVRDYSYDSLIRNFSFVFQSVYLFEDTIANNIRFGKPEASQEEVIEAAKKAACHDFILSLPDGYDTKIGEGGASLSGGERQRISIARAIIKDAPIIILDEATANVDPENEEALMQAIQALTRDKTIIMIAHRLKTVEHADQILVLDQGRIVEQGKHQDLLAKQGIYSKFIQERKTAASWRIEMEE; via the coding sequence ATGCTTAATATACTGAAGAAATTCTTTGATTTCTGTACGGCAGAGGACCGTAGGAAATTTTATCAATCCATTTATCTGGGCATCATCAAGTCCTTTATCATTGCTCTACGTATCCCAGTAATAGGCCTAGTCGTTATGGGACTGATTGAGAAGAATCTCTCTATGCAGACCTTCTGGCTGGCTCTGGGTATCATGTTGGTATCCACTGTGCTAAACGTCTGGATTACCCTGAAAATTACCATGCTGCAGACGGAAGCGGGCTATCATACCTGTGCTCAGAAGCGGATTGAAATTGCCGAGCACATGCGCTATCTGCCCATGGGCTACTTTAATCAAAATAGCCTAGGCAAGATTACCAGTGTCACGACTAATACGCTGGAAGGGTTGTCTGATGTAGCTACGCGAGTGGTTATGATGACTGTGCAGGGATTTCTGACGACTGGCCTCATAACCGTCTTGGTCTTTCTCTATGACTGGCGGGTTGGTCTGGTTCTCTTGGTGGGTCTCGTCCTCTTTCTCCTGCCAAATACCCTCATGCGTTGGCAAGTTGGCAAGGTTTCTGATGACAAGTATCAGGCGGATATGGACCTAGTAGCCGTTGTTTTAGAGTACAGCCAAGGGATTGCTGAAGTTAAGAACTACAATCTGGTTAACCGTTCTGCCAAGAAGCTGTCCAAAGCTATTGAAGGCAAGAGTCAGCTAGATACCAAAATGACACTTGTGACCTCACCTTACATTGCCCTCCAAGGCATGGTGACCAAGCTGACCGGTCTCTTTATGGGTCTTTTCTCTATCTATTTTTATCTCAATGGCATTATGGAGCTGCTGGTAACCATTATGATGATTGTCAGTGGTTTTATGATTTATGAAAATCTAGACGGCGTTGGCTCTTTCTCTTCTCTCCTGCGCATTGTTGATCTGTCGGTTGATATGGTCAATCAAGTCTTAGCTATCCAGCCGATGGACATCAGTGGTCAGGATATTGAGCCTAAGAGTAGCCGGATTGATCTGAGAGACGTTAGCTTCTCTTATGGAAATAAGAAAATTATTGACCGGGTTTCCCTCACCATTCCCGAAAAAACAACAACTGCTCTGGTCGGACCTTCTGGATCAGGCAAAACAACGCTCTGCAACCTCATTGCCCGCTTCTGGGATGTGGACCAGGGAAGTATCAGTCTGGACGGGCATGATGTCAGGGATTATAGCTATGACAGCCTGATTCGCAATTTCAGCTTTGTCTTCCAAAGCGTCTATCTCTTTGAGGATACCATTGCCAATAACATTCGTTTTGGCAAGCCGGAGGCAAGTCAGGAAGAAGTGATAGAGGCTGCCAAGAAAGCGGCCTGTCATGACTTTATCCTCTCACTACCTGATGGCTATGACACCAAGATTGGTGAAGGAGGTGCTAGTCTTTCTGGAGGTGAGCGCCAGCGCATTTCCATTGCACGGGCTATTATTAAGGATGCGCCTATTATCATTCTGGATGAAGCAACAGCCAATGTTGACCCCGAAAACGAAGAAGCCCTCATGCAGGCTATTCAGGCTCTGACTCGCGATAAGACCATTATCATGATTGCCCACCGACTCAAGACGGTTGAGCATGCAGACCAGATTTTGGTGCTGGATCAAGGTCGTATTGTCGAGCAAGGCAAACACCAAGACTTACTGGCTAAACAAGGCATTTACAGTAAGTTTATCCAAGAAAGAAAAACAGCTGCCAGCTGGCGGATTGAGATGGAGGAGTGA
- a CDS encoding bifunctional riboflavin kinase/FAD synthetase, whose translation MITKRITDEKGIDQTEDTVLVLGYFDGLHKGHQALFEKAREIAAEQGLKIAVMTFPESPKLAFVRYQPELMLHLASPEDRMAQLESLGVDYLYLIDFTSHFAGNTARDFFEKYVSRLRAKAVVAGFDYHFGSDRKESHELRDYFNGKIVIVPSVNLDNRKISSTRIRETIAVGDMLKTQELLGYPLSTRGIVVHGNARGRTIGYPTANLAPLDRVLLPGDGVYVADVEHNGQRYRGMASVGKNVTFDGDELRFEVNIFDFSQDIYGDTIRIFWLDKIREMVKFEGIDSLVAQLQSDERIARSWTGYRNS comes from the coding sequence ATGATAACCAAGAGAATTACAGATGAAAAAGGGATTGATCAGACAGAAGATACGGTCCTTGTTCTAGGCTATTTCGATGGGCTGCATAAGGGCCATCAGGCACTCTTTGAGAAAGCGAGAGAGATTGCTGCGGAGCAAGGTCTAAAGATTGCAGTGATGACCTTCCCAGAGTCACCTAAGCTAGCCTTTGTACGCTACCAGCCTGAGCTCATGCTGCATCTGGCTAGTCCTGAAGACCGAATGGCGCAGCTGGAAAGTCTAGGTGTTGACTATCTTTACCTGATTGATTTTACTAGCCATTTTGCGGGCAATACAGCCCGAGACTTTTTTGAGAAGTATGTATCTCGTCTGCGCGCCAAGGCTGTGGTAGCTGGCTTTGACTATCATTTTGGCTCAGACCGCAAAGAGTCACATGAGCTGAGAGATTATTTTAATGGAAAGATTGTTATCGTTCCCTCGGTTAATCTGGATAATCGGAAAATTTCTTCCACTCGGATTCGGGAGACGATTGCTGTCGGAGATATGCTGAAAACTCAAGAATTGCTAGGCTATCCTCTATCTACTCGCGGTATTGTGGTTCATGGCAATGCCAGAGGACGGACGATTGGCTATCCAACAGCCAATCTAGCTCCCTTGGATCGAGTCCTTCTTCCAGGAGATGGCGTTTATGTCGCGGACGTTGAGCACAATGGTCAGCGCTATCGTGGTATGGCTAGTGTTGGGAAAAATGTAACTTTTGACGGGGATGAACTTCGTTTTGAGGTTAATATATTTGATTTTTCTCAGGACATCTATGGCGATACCATTCGGATTTTCTGGCTGGATAAGATTCGTGAGATGGTTAAGTTTGAAGGTATTGACAGTTTGGTTGCTCAGCTGCAGAGTGATGAACGGATCGCTAGAAGTTGGACTGGTTATCGAAATAGTTGA
- a CDS encoding AAA family ATPase, translating to MISETYLKLLKSEVKKIDDLTNSTYELEIVLQDIFDNVKNAELEFIKRLGNLTSKETFSKIKDKQTGILELLYKYLGSRVIDTNYLILKETNNKSFEALANDLKSLIGLENVKKEIEDLVIFNKVQQTREKLGLKKTNRTMHMAFLGNPGTGKTTVARIVGHMYRTLGILSKGHFIEASRTDLIAEYQGQTALKVKRLIQKAKGGVLFIDEAYSITDNDKSDSYGRECLTELTKALEDYRDDLVVIVAGYENPMKKFFESNPGLKSRFNYFITFEDYTVNQMFDIFLSYCQKEDYTVAKMAQEKIKNYIELEKNKPENKNANGRFVRNVFDLIIMNQAKRVSQLPQVEKETYMTILEEDILD from the coding sequence ATGATTAGTGAAACATATTTAAAACTATTAAAATCGGAAGTGAAGAAAATTGATGATTTAACAAATAGTACTTATGAATTAGAAATAGTTCTTCAAGATATATTTGATAATGTTAAAAATGCTGAGTTAGAGTTTATAAAACGATTAGGAAACTTAACAAGTAAAGAAACATTCTCTAAAATCAAAGATAAGCAAACTGGCATTTTGGAATTATTGTATAAATATCTTGGTTCTAGAGTTATTGATACAAATTATTTGATTTTGAAAGAAACAAATAATAAATCATTTGAAGCATTAGCTAATGATTTAAAATCATTAATTGGTTTAGAAAATGTAAAAAAAGAAATAGAAGACTTAGTAATTTTTAATAAAGTTCAGCAAACCCGAGAAAAGTTAGGGTTGAAAAAAACAAATAGAACCATGCATATGGCATTCTTAGGTAATCCAGGGACAGGTAAAACAACAGTTGCTAGAATTGTTGGACATATGTATCGAACTTTAGGAATCTTAAGTAAAGGTCATTTTATTGAAGCTAGTCGGACGGACTTGATAGCTGAATACCAAGGGCAGACAGCTTTAAAAGTTAAAAGACTAATTCAAAAAGCTAAGGGTGGCGTATTATTTATAGATGAAGCATATAGTATTACAGATAATGACAAAAGTGATAGTTATGGTCGAGAGTGTCTGACAGAACTTACAAAAGCTTTGGAAGACTATCGAGATGATCTAGTTGTAATTGTTGCTGGTTATGAAAATCCAATGAAAAAATTTTTCGAATCTAATCCTGGTTTAAAATCTAGATTTAATTATTTTATTACATTTGAAGATTATACTGTAAATCAAATGTTCGACATTTTTCTTTCATATTGCCAAAAAGAAGATTACACAGTAGCAAAAATGGCTCAAGAGAAAATAAAGAATTATATAGAATTAGAAAAAAACAAACCAGAGAATAAAAATGCAAATGGTCGTTTTGTAAGAAATGTTTTTGATTTGATTATAATGAATCAAGCAAAAAGAGTATCTCAATTACCTCAAGTTGAAAAAGAAACTTATATGACAATTTTAGAAGAAGACATTCTGGATTGA
- a CDS encoding ABC transporter permease, with translation MFLAFKEIVYSRGRYRLVVAMVFLITYMVFFLSSLSVGLARLNRLALDQWQAESIVLSEYANKNLVSSTLKEEEYSRLLQGDSIAALGQTAAVANYEDGTDKINAQVFGLSWDSFLAPDIIEGRPAETAYEVIADKRLQQKGVKLGDQLQLNGSERLYQVVGFTEDNSFLTQPVLFMTLEDFRELKYGSSQVKNISALVVKDGQKIEEAGLSQLSMSDFIENIPGYQPQVLTFSFMIGAMVLITFLVLGIFMYIITIQKTHLYGIMRAQGIASGKIIASIFWQIFILSTLGISLAVLALLGTQLVLPASMPFYSDWRAYAGLIVLIVFMSLAGGLLSIHRVLKIDPITAIGGE, from the coding sequence GTGTTTTTAGCTTTTAAAGAGATTGTCTACAGCCGAGGGCGCTATCGTTTAGTGGTTGCTATGGTCTTTCTCATTACCTATATGGTTTTCTTTTTATCCAGTCTTTCCGTTGGTTTGGCTAGGCTCAATCGCTTGGCTTTGGACCAATGGCAGGCTGAGTCGATCGTTTTGTCGGAGTACGCAAATAAGAATCTGGTTTCTTCGACTCTCAAGGAAGAGGAGTACAGCCGCCTGCTTCAAGGCGACTCAATCGCTGCTTTGGGACAGACGGCGGCAGTGGCCAATTATGAAGATGGCACTGATAAAATCAATGCTCAGGTTTTTGGTCTCTCTTGGGATAGTTTTCTAGCGCCTGACATTATTGAGGGACGTCCTGCTGAGACTGCTTATGAAGTTATTGCGGATAAGCGCCTGCAGCAAAAAGGTGTGAAACTAGGCGACCAGCTCCAGCTCAATGGCAGTGAGCGTCTTTATCAGGTTGTTGGTTTCACAGAGGATAACAGCTTCTTAACTCAGCCAGTTCTCTTCATGACGCTGGAAGATTTTAGGGAATTAAAGTACGGCTCTAGTCAGGTTAAGAATATCAGTGCACTTGTGGTCAAGGATGGTCAGAAGATTGAAGAAGCTGGACTTAGTCAGCTCTCTATGAGTGATTTTATAGAAAATATACCTGGTTATCAGCCTCAGGTACTGACTTTTTCCTTCATGATTGGTGCCATGGTTCTGATTACATTTTTGGTATTGGGAATTTTTATGTACATCATTACCATCCAAAAGACGCATCTTTACGGTATTATGCGCGCCCAAGGGATTGCCAGTGGGAAGATTATTGCTTCTATTTTTTGGCAGATTTTCATCCTGTCTACTCTGGGAATCAGCTTAGCTGTCTTGGCTCTCTTGGGAACCCAGCTAGTCTTGCCGGCTTCTATGCCTTTTTACAGTGACTGGAGAGCTTATGCTGGATTGATTGTCCTGATTGTTTTCATGTCACTGGCTGGCGGGCTCTTGTCCATTCATCGGGTTCTGAAAATTGACCCTATCACAGCGATTGGAGGTGAGTAA
- a CDS encoding ABC transporter ATP-binding protein: protein MSIIELKGVTKEYGQGHTLVQALKPTDFQLEAGQFVAIIGPSGSGKTTFLTLLGHLQTPSKGQILLHGKDTSQLKEKERAALRFNDFGFILQASNLIPFLKIEDQFQLIDRLSKKERTDLNSLIELLDLKGTLKQYPKELSGGERQRAAIARALYNSPDIILADEPTASLDTERAKRVVHLLKEVTQKFHKSVVMITHDTRLLDEVDKVYEMQDGVLTQVR, encoded by the coding sequence ATGTCAATCATAGAACTAAAAGGGGTTACAAAAGAATATGGTCAGGGACATACGCTGGTTCAAGCCCTGAAGCCAACTGATTTCCAACTTGAAGCGGGGCAGTTTGTAGCTATTATTGGGCCGTCAGGCTCGGGTAAAACAACCTTTCTGACCTTGCTGGGGCATTTGCAAACTCCCTCAAAAGGACAGATTCTGCTGCATGGGAAAGATACCTCCCAGCTCAAGGAAAAGGAACGAGCAGCCCTACGCTTCAATGATTTTGGTTTTATTTTGCAGGCTTCCAATCTCATTCCTTTTTTGAAAATCGAAGACCAGTTCCAGCTGATTGACCGCTTATCTAAAAAGGAAAGAACGGATCTAAACAGTCTGATTGAGTTGCTGGATCTAAAAGGAACTCTCAAGCAGTATCCGAAAGAATTGTCTGGCGGAGAACGGCAGAGGGCTGCTATCGCTAGAGCCCTTTACAATAGCCCTGATATTATCTTGGCTGATGAGCCGACAGCTAGTCTGGATACAGAGCGGGCTAAGCGCGTGGTCCATCTGCTCAAAGAGGTGACTCAGAAATTTCATAAGAGTGTGGTCATGATTACCCATGATACCCGCCTGCTGGACGAGGTTGATAAGGTCTATGAGATGCAAGATGGAGTGCTGACTCAAGTTCGATAA
- a CDS encoding TetR/AcrR family transcriptional regulator yields MKKETDKLNEKILESARSEFLAYGYQDASLRRICRAAGLTTGALYKRYESKDSLFTALLEPTLTALDQYGQEQKRRDYAFLEEGHLSDMWAHRLEDLQSLMRILYEHKDIMQLLLFKSQGSSQADFRMRLPHLAADETYRYLELAYKEGKINRLVKHEFLRSCMTAYYTAVFEPLAQDWPQEQALEFCHSIMDLFDWGSLLGF; encoded by the coding sequence ATGAAAAAAGAAACAGATAAGTTAAACGAAAAAATCTTGGAAAGCGCGAGGAGTGAGTTCTTGGCTTATGGCTATCAGGATGCTTCACTGCGGAGAATTTGTCGCGCTGCTGGCTTGACGACTGGGGCTCTTTATAAGCGCTATGAGAGTAAGGACAGTCTCTTTACTGCTCTGCTTGAGCCTACTCTGACAGCCTTAGACCAGTATGGACAAGAGCAGAAGCGACGTGACTATGCTTTCCTAGAAGAGGGACACCTGTCTGACATGTGGGCACATCGCTTAGAGGATCTCCAGTCCCTGATGCGGATTCTCTATGAGCATAAGGATATTATGCAGCTCTTGCTCTTTAAATCTCAGGGATCTTCGCAAGCGGACTTCAGGATGCGTCTGCCTCATTTGGCTGCAGACGAGACTTATCGCTATTTGGAGCTGGCTTACAAAGAGGGTAAGATCAATCGTCTGGTCAAACACGAGTTTCTGCGATCGTGCATGACGGCTTATTACACAGCTGTATTTGAGCCCTTGGCTCAAGACTGGCCCCAAGAGCAGGCGCTGGAATTTTGCCATTCCATCATGGACTTGTTTGACTGGGGAAGTTTGCTAGGTTTTTGA
- a CDS encoding ABC transporter ATP-binding protein, producing MKKKSVLAWIWDFVSLHKIYFVLSLSFAFASVISGFLPYFFIGGMINQLLAGNKNWDFYLQQSAWAGLAWIGYWGFHGISTMLSHTATFKILAEMRRRLTDKLARLPLGTVLSQSSGSYKNIIVERVDATETTLAHLIPEFTAGIFGPIIVLIAMLVIDWRLTLLSLLTIPIVVLAYMRMAVNSEADYQNTLVKTKKLNDTAVEYINGIEVIKVFGKEKFSYDKFVTAAREGADCFIEWMRKFNLEMGIVTAFLPSGLLFLLPAGCYFYLQGSLTASNFILMIILSLSLLTPLILVASYMDDLRKIGTIFGQVIDILEKPDLKRPQELRELPKGRDLVMTDVSFGYTDEEEVLHGISLDIKAGSINALVGPSGSGKSTIAKLLASFWDVTSGQITYGGLDIRQLPLDYYSRQIAYVTQDNYLFDETIMENIRMGNPAASDEEVIEIARRCGCYDFIINLEIGFETQVGSGGGHLSGGERQRIAIARAMLKDAPILILDEATAYTDPENEARIQSSLASLIEGRTLIVIAHRLSTIMSADQIVLVNDGRIEARGRHEELLAASPLYASMWQAHIATRDSGEMEGGLTHA from the coding sequence ATGAAGAAAAAATCTGTTCTTGCTTGGATCTGGGACTTTGTTTCCCTTCATAAGATATATTTTGTGCTCAGTCTGAGCTTTGCCTTTGCTTCTGTGATTTCAGGATTTCTGCCTTATTTCTTTATTGGTGGAATGATTAATCAGCTCTTGGCTGGCAATAAAAACTGGGATTTTTACCTGCAGCAGTCAGCGTGGGCAGGTCTGGCCTGGATTGGCTACTGGGGATTCCACGGTATTTCTACCATGCTGTCACATACGGCTACTTTTAAGATTCTAGCGGAAATGCGGCGTCGCCTGACAGACAAGCTAGCTAGGCTGCCTCTGGGTACAGTGCTCAGTCAGTCATCAGGCAGTTATAAAAACATTATCGTTGAGCGGGTGGATGCGACCGAAACGACCTTGGCTCACCTGATTCCAGAGTTTACCGCTGGGATTTTTGGTCCGATTATTGTTCTCATTGCTATGCTAGTCATCGATTGGCGGCTGACCTTGTTGTCTCTCCTAACTATTCCCATCGTGGTGCTGGCCTATATGCGGATGGCTGTCAATAGCGAAGCGGACTATCAAAATACTCTGGTCAAGACCAAAAAGCTCAATGATACAGCGGTGGAATACATCAATGGGATTGAGGTCATCAAGGTCTTTGGCAAGGAAAAATTTTCTTACGATAAGTTTGTGACGGCTGCTAGAGAAGGAGCAGATTGCTTTATTGAGTGGATGCGCAAGTTCAATCTAGAGATGGGCATTGTGACTGCTTTTCTGCCATCAGGCTTGCTCTTTCTGCTGCCGGCTGGCTGTTATTTCTATCTGCAAGGTAGCTTGACTGCCAGCAATTTCATTCTAATGATTATTCTTTCGCTCAGTCTTCTGACTCCACTGATTTTAGTGGCTAGTTACATGGATGATTTACGGAAAATCGGCACTATTTTTGGTCAAGTCATTGATATTCTGGAAAAGCCTGATTTGAAAAGGCCTCAGGAGCTGCGAGAACTTCCAAAAGGAAGAGATCTGGTCATGACGGATGTCAGTTTTGGCTATACAGATGAAGAGGAAGTACTACATGGAATTTCGCTAGATATTAAGGCTGGCAGCATCAATGCTTTAGTTGGGCCATCAGGCTCAGGTAAGTCTACAATTGCCAAGCTTCTAGCTTCTTTCTGGGATGTCACTTCTGGTCAGATTACCTATGGTGGCTTGGACATTCGCCAGCTTCCGCTAGACTATTACAGTCGGCAGATTGCTTACGTGACCCAGGATAACTATCTCTTTGATGAGACTATTATGGAAAATATCCGGATGGGAAATCCAGCAGCTTCTGATGAAGAGGTCATCGAAATTGCCCGTCGTTGTGGCTGTTATGACTTTATCATAAACTTAGAAATCGGATTTGAGACTCAGGTAGGCTCTGGCGGCGGTCATCTATCTGGTGGGGAGCGTCAGCGGATTGCCATCGCCCGTGCCATGCTTAAGGATGCGCCGATTCTTATCTTGGATGAAGCGACTGCTTATACAGATCCGGAAAATGAAGCACGGATTCAGTCCAGTCTAGCTAGTTTGATTGAGGGACGAACCTTGATTGTCATTGCCCACAGGCTGTCTACGATTATGAGTGCAGACCAGATAGTTCTGGTCAATGATGGTCGGATTGAAGCTAGAGGCCGGCATGAAGAATTGCTGGCAGCCAGTCCGCTTTATGCTTCCATGTGGCAGGCTCATATTGCTACCAGGGATAGTGGTGAGATGGAAGGAGGGCTGACTCATGCTTAA
- the truB gene encoding tRNA pseudouridine(55) synthase TruB, producing the protein MNGIINLRKEAGMTSHDAVFKLRKILKTKKIGHGGTLDPDVVGVLPIAVGKATRLVEFMQEEGKVYEGEITLGCSTTTEDASGDILEWTPVTELLEEALIDEAMESMTGEIRQIPPMYSAVKVNGRKLYEYARAGQEVERPERQVTIYSFERTSPIYYEDEQARFRFRVKCSKGTYVRTLSVDLGAKLGFSSHMSKLTRTSSAGMSLDDALTLDEIAERVEVEDFSFLQPLELGIGDLVRVELSDEQVEDVRNGRFISLMSDEAELAGFYKEKLVVVLEKREAAYKPRKVFL; encoded by the coding sequence ATGAACGGAATTATCAACCTAAGAAAAGAAGCGGGTATGACTTCGCATGATGCGGTATTTAAGCTGCGCAAGATTTTAAAAACCAAGAAAATCGGTCACGGGGGAACCTTGGATCCGGATGTGGTCGGGGTGCTTCCCATTGCTGTGGGCAAGGCGACGCGCTTGGTCGAGTTTATGCAGGAGGAAGGCAAGGTCTACGAGGGAGAGATTACCCTGGGCTGCTCAACAACGACAGAGGATGCCAGCGGAGACATCCTAGAGTGGACGCCAGTGACGGAGCTTTTAGAAGAAGCTCTCATTGATGAAGCGATGGAGTCCATGACCGGTGAGATTCGCCAGATTCCGCCCATGTACTCTGCAGTCAAGGTAAATGGCCGCAAGCTTTATGAGTATGCAAGAGCGGGTCAAGAAGTGGAGAGGCCAGAGCGGCAGGTGACCATCTATAGTTTCGAGCGCACCAGTCCGATTTACTATGAAGATGAACAAGCCCGCTTTCGTTTTCGAGTCAAGTGCAGTAAGGGGACCTATGTCCGAACCCTGTCTGTTGATTTGGGAGCCAAGCTTGGCTTTTCCAGTCATATGTCCAAGCTGACACGGACTTCCTCTGCAGGTATGAGCTTAGATGATGCCTTGACCCTGGATGAAATAGCAGAGCGAGTAGAAGTGGAAGATTTCTCCTTTCTCCAACCACTCGAATTGGGAATCGGAGATTTAGTGAGAGTTGAGCTCTCAGACGAGCAGGTCGAGGATGTGAGAAACGGTCGTTTTATCAGCTTGATGTCAGATGAAGCTGAGCTAGCTGGCTTTTATAAGGAGAAGTTAGTAGTCGTTTTGGAAAAGCGGGAAGCAGCCTACAAGCCCCGCAAAGTCTTCCTTTAA
- a CDS encoding GNAT family N-acetyltransferase, producing the protein MIHYKTNPQLDFAAVLDLYDSVNWSNYTNRPQQLEQAFHQSLFVMAAYDEDKLVGLIRVVGDGLTIVFIQDLLVYPHYQRQGIGQSLVQQTLERFKEVYQIQLATEQSDKNLAFYRELGFRRQEDFDCTGMIYAPDKK; encoded by the coding sequence ATGATTCATTATAAAACAAATCCTCAGCTAGATTTTGCGGCAGTGCTAGACCTCTATGATTCGGTTAATTGGAGCAATTATACTAATCGTCCTCAGCAGTTAGAGCAGGCCTTCCATCAGTCCTTGTTTGTGATGGCGGCCTATGATGAAGATAAGTTGGTTGGTTTGATCCGAGTGGTCGGAGATGGGCTTACCATTGTCTTTATTCAGGATTTGCTGGTGTATCCACACTACCAGCGTCAGGGGATTGGCCAAAGCCTTGTTCAACAGACGCTAGAAAGATTTAAGGAAGTTTACCAAATCCAGCTGGCAACGGAGCAGTCAGATAAAAATCTAGCTTTTTATCGAGAGCTCGGCTTTCGCCGACAGGAAGATTTCGACTGTACTGGCATGATTTATGCACCTGATAAAAAGTAA